The region ACTTTTGCTTATGCAGGAGGGTATCGTGTCAGTACACAAAGTAACAAGCAATTAGCAATGGGACATACTGGTGTTGCCGTTGTGAACAGTGCAGACGTACTATTCTTCAATCCTGCTGGAATTGTCCATTTGGAAAATAAATTGAATATAAGTGCCGGTGGGTTCGGCGTTTTTTCTGATGTGAAATTTCAAAGTGAAGAATTCGGAACTTTTTCTGAAACAGATAGCCCTACGGGAACTCCCGTTTATCTTTACGCAACATATAAAGTAACCGAAGATTTTGCTGTAGGTTTAGGAGTTTATACTCCTTATGGTAGTAATGTAACATGGCCGACAGACTGGTCTGGTTCTCACTTAGTCAACGAGATTGAATTGAGCGCTATTTTTGTACAACCTACTTTATCTTATCAACTATTTGATAGTGTAAGTATAGGTGGTGGACCTATCCTAGCCATAGGTGGGGTTAACTTTAATAGAAATGCAAGTAGAACCCTTACTGATGAAGAAGGAGATCGTTCTAATATAGAGATTGACGATGCTGGCGTTACAGCATGGGGTTGGGCTGCAGGACTTATGTTTACTCCAGACGATAGATTTACACTAGGTGTTAACTACCGATCTCTAATTAACATTGAAAGTACAGAAGGAACAGCCACATTTTCTGATTTCCCAAATAGCTCCTTAACTCCTGCGAATGGAGAAACAGGTTTTACAGCAACTTTACCTTTACCTGCTGAACTTACCGTAGGGGTGTCTTATAAGTGGGACAAACTATTACTTGCTTTTGATTATAACCGAGCTATGTGGAGTGAATACAACAGTCTAGACTTGGAGTTTGGTAACGGTGCAACTTCTATTAACCCAAGAAATTACAAGGATTCTTCTACCTGGAGATTAGGTGCTCAATACACAGCAACTGAAAAACTAACTGTAAGAGCTGGATACTACTTTGATGAATCTCCAGTACAATCTGGCTATTTTGCTCCAGAAACACCACGTAACGATTCTAACGGGTACACGTTTGGTCTTTCTTACCAAGTAAGTCCTAAGTTATCTATCGATGGATCTATACTCTATCTTAAATTTAAAGAGATCACAGAATCTTATGACTTCTTCTCTGATACAGGCTCTCCTGTACCAGCTCCTTTTGAAGGAACTTACAAGTCGTCAGCTTTTATCGCTGGTCTAGGTGTAACTTATAGCATGTAAAACAATAAAATAATGAAAAACTTAAATATAAAATTAATCGCTCTTTTTATTGCCAGTGCTGCAATGCTAAGTTGTGAAGAAGACTTTGACAACGATATCCAAGACGGTGGTGTTTACACTTCTGGAGAAGCAGACTTTTCTAAATACGTAACTGTAGGTAATTCCTTAACAGCTGGATATGCTGATGGAGCTCTTTATCTAAATGGTCAATTGGACTCGTATCCTAATATTATTGCTGGACAAATGCAATTTGCTGGTGGTGGAGAATTTAATCAACCCTTAGTAAATGATAATACTGGTGGTCTGCTTGCCAATGGTGTTCAGATTTTACCAAATCGTTTTGTGCTGGCATCTGACGGTATGGGTGCTCCTACAGGACCGGCTCGTTACACAGGCGCGGCTCCTACAACAGACATTATTAATAAAGTAACTGGGCCATTAAACAACTTTGGTGTACCTGGTGCAAGAGTATTTCACCTTGCTGCCCCAGGATACGGATCTTTAGCCGGTGTAATTCCTGGCACGGCAAATCCTTATTACACACGTTTCTCTAGCTCTGATACTTCTACGGTAATAGGAGACGCTGCTGCGGCAAATGGTACGTTCTTTACCTTATGGATAGGTAATAACGACATCCTTGGTTATGCAACCAGTGGAGGTGCAGGAGTTGATAATAACGAATTGAATATTGTAGATCCTGCGATGCAAGGAAACAACAGCATTACTAACAATTTAGTTTTCGGCGGAGTCTATCAGCAACTAGTTGCTGGCCTTATGGCAAATGGTGCTAAAGGAGCATTAGTAAATATTCCAGATGTAACTTCTATTCCTTACTTTACTACCGTTCCTCCAAACCCTATTCCTTTAGATGGACCTACAGCGGCATTTGTGAATTCTAATTACGCACAATACAACGGTGGTTTACAACTCGCTGCAGCAAATAGCCTTATAACAACTGCTGAAGCGGCTCAAAGAACTATTAACTTTAGTGCTGGACAAAATTTTGTAGTGATCGTAGATAATGACTTAACTGATATTTCTGGATCTCCTGTTCCTTTGCCTAACTGGAGACAAACTACCTCAAACGATCTTATCGTTTTTCCTGCTGCGGGAATTTTAGGAACACTAGCTGATCCTTCTAATCCAGCTTCTGTTATAGGTGTTGGTGTGCCGGTGGCAAACGAATTAGTACTCACTACTACAGAACAAGCCAGAGTTACTAACGCACAACAATCCTATAATGCAACCATTGAAGCTCTTGCTGCTGCTAATGGCCTTGCTTTTGTAGACGCTCGTGCGGCACTTGCTCAAGTTGCTACTACAGGAGTTCCATTCAATGGCGGGTTATTAACTTCTACTTACGCTACAGGTGGTGGCTTCTCCCTTGATGGAGTGCACCCTTCCGCTAGAGGTTATGCATTTACGGCAAACACTATAATTGACGCTATTAATGCACAATACGGTTCTACCCTACCTAAAGTAGATATAGGAGCTTATTCAACTATTCAATTAAGTGATACCGTTCAATAAATAGAACAAAACTTTATTTAAAAATCTGCTGCAGACTCGTTCTCCAGCAGATTTTTTATTTTTACAAAAATATCTAATTATGAAGTTCGTTATAAAACTGCTCCTTACGGCTGCTTTAGTCATGGGCCTTTCTGAAATATTACCAGGTATAGAGACGACCAATTATGTAAGTGCCATCTTGGTAGCACTATCCTTATCTGTTCTAAATTTTATAGTAAAACCCATTTTAGTCCTACTTACCTTACCTATAACCATTGTCACCTTAGGCCTGTTTTTATTAGTGATCAATGTGTTCATTATCTATCTCGCTGACTGGTTCGTGTCTGGATTTGAAGTAAGCAGCGTGTTCTGGGCGGTTATATTTTCATTATTACTCGCTCTTGCGAGGTCTGTTTTATTTAAAATGTTAGATAAAGAGAAACAGTAAAAACAAAGTCCTGAAAATAAAACCTAGACTTAAACAATCCAAATCACAGAATAACTAGGTAAACTACCGACTGGTGCCGTTTAGTTTTCAAGTTAGTCTTTTGATGAAATGACGGTGTTTAAAAACAGAGTCTATAGGTCCATCTAAGACAAAAGAAGGCTATTTAATTTGAGTTTGATATAAATGAGAGGCTTGAAAATGTTGGAACACCAACCCCCACTTAAAGACCAATTCCTTCATGCGCCTTATAGAGTTATCCTAAACATCGTTTATCAAAGTGACTGGATAAAGGAATCCAACAAATAAACACTTTGATAACTAGTAAATAAAGCTTAATTTTGCACCCCAATTTTAACAGCATATAAAAGTCTTTCAATGAACATTAAACGTACTGACATTGACGCGCTTAACGCGACACTTACACTAGATATTACTAAAGCAGATTATCAAGAACAAGTAGATAAGATCTTAGCAAACCACCGCAAGACAGCAAATATTCCAGGCTTTAGAAAAGGACAGGTTCCTGTAAGCCTTATCAATAAGAAATATCGTATTCCAGTATTAGTTGAGGAGATCAATAAAATGATTCAATCACAACTTAATGAATACATTACTAAAGAAAAATTAAACCTATTAGGCAACCCATTACCTAAAGATCAAGAAGATGTCAACTGGGAAGCAGATGACTTCACATT is a window of Nonlabens sp. MB-3u-79 DNA encoding:
- a CDS encoding phage holin family protein, translating into MKFVIKLLLTAALVMGLSEILPGIETTNYVSAILVALSLSVLNFIVKPILVLLTLPITIVTLGLFLLVINVFIIYLADWFVSGFEVSSVFWAVIFSLLLALARSVLFKMLDKEKQ
- a CDS encoding G-D-S-L family lipolytic protein is translated as MKNLNIKLIALFIASAAMLSCEEDFDNDIQDGGVYTSGEADFSKYVTVGNSLTAGYADGALYLNGQLDSYPNIIAGQMQFAGGGEFNQPLVNDNTGGLLANGVQILPNRFVLASDGMGAPTGPARYTGAAPTTDIINKVTGPLNNFGVPGARVFHLAAPGYGSLAGVIPGTANPYYTRFSSSDTSTVIGDAAAANGTFFTLWIGNNDILGYATSGGAGVDNNELNIVDPAMQGNNSITNNLVFGGVYQQLVAGLMANGAKGALVNIPDVTSIPYFTTVPPNPIPLDGPTAAFVNSNYAQYNGGLQLAAANSLITTAEAAQRTINFSAGQNFVVIVDNDLTDISGSPVPLPNWRQTTSNDLIVFPAAGILGTLADPSNPASVIGVGVPVANELVLTTTEQARVTNAQQSYNATIEALAAANGLAFVDARAALAQVATTGVPFNGGLLTSTYATGGGFSLDGVHPSARGYAFTANTIIDAINAQYGSTLPKVDIGAYSTIQLSDTVQ
- a CDS encoding OmpP1/FadL family transporter translates to MNKIKVFVVLCLISTFAYAGGYRVSTQSNKQLAMGHTGVAVVNSADVLFFNPAGIVHLENKLNISAGGFGVFSDVKFQSEEFGTFSETDSPTGTPVYLYATYKVTEDFAVGLGVYTPYGSNVTWPTDWSGSHLVNEIELSAIFVQPTLSYQLFDSVSIGGGPILAIGGVNFNRNASRTLTDEEGDRSNIEIDDAGVTAWGWAAGLMFTPDDRFTLGVNYRSLINIESTEGTATFSDFPNSSLTPANGETGFTATLPLPAELTVGVSYKWDKLLLAFDYNRAMWSEYNSLDLEFGNGATSINPRNYKDSSTWRLGAQYTATEKLTVRAGYYFDESPVQSGYFAPETPRNDSNGYTFGLSYQVSPKLSIDGSILYLKFKEITESYDFFSDTGSPVPAPFEGTYKSSAFIAGLGVTYSM